The genomic interval GCGCATGCCCTCGTACCGTTCACGGCTGCTGACCGGCAGGGGCAGCGTGAGGGGCTGCGCGGCAGGCAGGGGAACGCTGCTGGTCAGCGTGGTGACGCTGCTGCTGGTGATCTGTGTGGTGGTGGTGAACTCAGAAACGGTTCCTGCCACCTGCACGCGGTCGCCGGGGTTCAGGGCCGGGCAGGTGGTGTTGCAGTACACGAAGATGCCGTCACTCGTGGTGCTGGCATCATCAGCGTCGATCCCTTCTTCCTGAACGAAGAAGCCTTTGAGGGAGCCGGTGACGTTTGCCGTGTGCACGGAGGTCACGACGCCTTCCACGGTGACGGTCTGGCCGCTCTTGGGGCTGGCGGCGTCGCCACTGGGCGTGGCGCCCTGCACGCTGGCGATGTTGGTCAGCGGGAGCGTGCCGGGGTTGTCGGCCACGGCGAACACCAGCTTGAAGCTGAAGGGGTCGGCGTCGCTGATGTCGTCGCCTTGCAGGGGCACGCTGGCGGCGAAAGTCACGAGCTGCGACTGACCATTTTCAAGCGGCGCCGTCTGCCAGCCCTGGTGGGCGATGCCGGGCACGGTGGTTCCGGCTGGGGCGCTGAGTTGCAGGCCGCCGGTGTTGAGGTCGGTTTTCAGGGGCGTGGCGCCTGGGTCGGGCTGGATCACGCCGCCGGAGGACTGATAGGCCGCCTCGACTTTCATGCCGGTGGCGGTCGTGGGTGCGCCGGTGCGGGTGCGGACCTGACTGAAGGGGGTGGTGCCGTCCGTGGCGTTCTGGCCGTCGGTGTCGACGGGCACGAAGGTAGGGACGGTGATGGGCGCGCCGGTGTTGTTGGTGACGCGGAAGGTGGCGCTCATGTGCACCGTGCGGGTTTCACGGTCGACGAGGTTCACCAGGTTGGTGCGTACAAAGCTGAGCTGCTCGGTGGGAATTTCGCTTGCCTGGGTGTTCAGGCCGGCGCCGTAGCGTTGCACGGTGGCCTGGGCGGCCGGGCCGGTCAGGCCGTTGATGCTCAGTTCGTACAGGCCCAGTGCGGTGCGGGCGGTGGGGGCCGTGCCGGGCGTGGGGGCACGGGCGGTGGGTGCGGAGCAGGCGCTGAGGGTGAGCAGGCCGCCGAGCAGCAGGGCGTTAATGGGTTTCATTGGTGCTCCCGGGAATGGGCAGGCCGGGCAGGCCGTTGAAGGGGACGGAGCCGATGAGCGTGACGGCCTGCCAGCGGCCCAGTGGAGTCAGGGTGGGCGGCGTATAGGGGGTGGTGGGGGCGTCCTGGGCGTGGGGACGCTCGGGATTCTGGACGGGCTTGAGGTTCGTCAAGGGACTCCTGTGGCGTGGAGCGGGCCGCGCGCCTGAGGCGGGGCCAGCTGCGCTGGGAAGGAATGAGGTGATGCGTGCATGACTATCTCGCGCAACAGTCAGCCTAGTGTGCTTCATTGCTGTAACTCTCTGAGTATCAGAATTGGATAGGCAGGCATCCCCTAGCCTGGGGTTATGTGGACCACGGCGGATGATGTACTGGAAACTGATCTGGACGACGAGCTGATCCTGATGCATGCTGCGCAGGCGGAGATGTTCAGTCTGAATGCCAGCGGCCGCCTGCTGTGGCGTGCCCTGCCGGCAAGCACCGAAGCTCTGGGCGCGCTGCTGCGCGGCACCTATGGGCTGAGCCCGGAGCAGGCCGCGCAGGACGTAAACGCCTGGCTGAGCGACCTCGGCGGGCGGGGGTTGCTGCGCTCCACATGACGCTGCGCAGTCTTGACGCCTCCCTGCACGCCCCCGGCCTGTCTGAAGCGGACCGCGCCGTGCTGACGCACGACTGGGCCTTTGCAGCCCCCGGGCCCGGCCGCGACATTCAGGTCTCACGCGGCCCTCTGCCGCCTGAACCCGCTGGGCTGGCGCAACCGGTGGCGCTGCCGGAGCGGACGCTGCCCGTGATCGTGCGCGGGCATGACCTCTGGATTGCCGGGCAGCTGCACGTGAATGTGCACGCAGGCCTCATCACGTGTGCCCGGGAGACCACCGACCGGGACGTCTGGGTGCTGGCCCTTACGGAACTGCACCGCGCTGCCGGCTGGCTGCCCCTGCACGCCGCGCTGATCGGCGCGGCCGATGAGGCGCGCGGCGTGCTGGTCACTGGACCCAGCGGCGCCGGAAAAAGCACCGCCTGCCTGCGCCTGCGCGCCCACGGCCTCCGTGTTCTCGCCGAGGACCGCGTCTGGTGGACGCCTGGCGGGCCGGTGACCGGCATGGACCGGACGCTGCGCGCCCACCGTGACAGCGTGGACCGGTTTGCCCCGCACCTCACGGCCGCGCTGCCTGAGCTGCCCCGCGACGTGCATGGCAAGTTCATGCTGCCCCTTTCCCCTGGCGGGGCAGCGGCCCTTCAGGCGGTGCTGATGCTGGGGTCCGGCGAGACGCCCAGCGGCCCGCGGCGGGTTCAGCTGGCCTGGGAGATGACCGGCGTGCCCCTCACGGCGCTGGGCCGGCAGGCGACCGCGACCGGCATTCAGGCCCTGCTGCGCCAGTCCGCCTGGCAGGCTGTCCGCCGCGATCAGGTGCCGGCCAGGGTCATGGCGCTGCTCGCGGAGCGTCCGGGTATTGAAACAGCACCCGGAACGTCTGCCGGTTAAATGGCTGCCCGTAGAGATCCATGGGCCCCAGGTGGTCTTCCACCCAGGCGTGCCCGACCGGACCGCCCGGGGAGCGGGCCACTCCGCTGACAAACACGGCGGGGTGCCCCGCCCGGCGTAATCCCCGGTACGTGGCATACGCCAGTGGAACGCACACCCCGTTCCGGTACTGGCGCGGGTGCAGCAGCCGGGTGACGACGCGGCGCGCAGCGAGGACCGGGTCCTGCTGAGGCGGCCCCAGCGGCCGGGGCACGCCGGGCGGGGTGGCCCGGCGCAGGTGCGTTCTCGGATCACCGCCGCGCCGCACGGTCCAGACCGCCCACAGGGCGTCCGCGAAGGCAGCGGGCAGGTGAGGCAGCACCTGCGCTACGCGCTTGAACCGGTTCAGCGGCCCGGGGTGCACACGCACCCGGTCGGCGCCCGCCGCGCGCCGCAGGACCGGCCGGGTGTGCTCCACGCGGACTTCCAGGTGGTGCGGGTCGCAGAGGACCTGAAAGGCCCTCCAGGTGTGCCGTGCGCCCAGGCGGAAGGCGTGGGCGTCGAGCTCAGCGGCTGTGCACCCGGACGCCTGGCGCAGCCGTGCCAGGTCCAGGCTGTCTGCCGGTTTCAGGCCCCCCAGATCTCCTCCCCAGCAGCGGGAGATCATCAGGGTCAGCAGCAACTCATCGCGGGGATCGGGGCGCAGCACACGGACGCCGTCCCAGTCCACCGTGCGCGAACGCTGCCACAGGCCGGCGGTGAGGTGCGCGGCGCGCGCGCGGCCCACGAACAGCGGACTGACCAGCCAGCGGTGAACGTCGACCCGCGCCGCGCCGGCCGGGCTGAACAGGTGCGCGCTTTCATGCCGCCAGTGTGCCGGGGTCAGGTGCTGGCCGTCGTTACGCCAGCCCAGGTCCGCGGCGATCTGAACGGCGCGCTGCACCACGCTGGGGTCTGGGGGGAGCAGCAGGTCCACGTCGCCGTAGAAGCGTTCTCCACGGGTGCCGTACATGAACTCGCTCAGCGCGAAACCCTTGAACAGCAGGGCAGGGATGCCCTGCTCGGCCCAGGCGGTCAGGAGGGGCCGGAGCTCCGAGCGGATCTGCTGATGCCGCAGGGCAAGCGCCAGCGCGTCTGCGCGCAGCGCAGCGCGCCACGGGTGCCCGTGCGGCAGCCGGGCGCGCACCGCGCCGCCCAGCCCGGCACGCCGCACCGCTGGCAGCAGATCGTCCGTG from Deinococcus taeanensis carries:
- a CDS encoding PqqD family protein; translated protein: MWTTADDVLETDLDDELILMHAAQAEMFSLNASGRLLWRALPASTEALGALLRGTYGLSPEQAAQDVNAWLSDLGGRGLLRST
- a CDS encoding nucleotidyltransferase family protein; the encoded protein is MPLPPADLTALTRALTLAPDALTDDLLPAVRRAGLGGAVRARLPHGHPWRAALRADALALALRHQQIRSELRPLLTAWAEQGIPALLFKGFALSEFMYGTRGERFYGDVDLLLPPDPSVVQRAVQIAADLGWRNDGQHLTPAHWRHESAHLFSPAGAARVDVHRWLVSPLFVGRARAAHLTAGLWQRSRTVDWDGVRVLRPDPRDELLLTLMISRCWGGDLGGLKPADSLDLARLRQASGCTAAELDAHAFRLGARHTWRAFQVLCDPHHLEVRVEHTRPVLRRAAGADRVRVHPGPLNRFKRVAQVLPHLPAAFADALWAVWTVRRGGDPRTHLRRATPPGVPRPLGPPQQDPVLAARRVVTRLLHPRQYRNGVCVPLAYATYRGLRRAGHPAVFVSGVARSPGGPVGHAWVEDHLGPMDLYGQPFNRQTFRVLFQYPDAPRAAP